From the Magnetospirillum sp. 15-1 genome, one window contains:
- the hisS gene encoding histidine--tRNA ligase yields MSSLQPVRGTHDLLPDEARRHRWVEETAFTAARRYGFGEIMTPIFEFTDVFARTLGETSDVVTKEMYTFADRSGESITLRPEGTAGVARAFISGGLAQSLPLKLFYRGPMFRHERPQKGRLRQFHQVGVELLGVESPLADVEVIAVAWRVLSELGLASKVRLEINTLGDAESRETYRNTLVAYLSQFRDSLSEDSRNRLERNPLRVLDSKDEGDRRIVENAPLMTESLSPAAREFFTQVTDGLHALGIPFLLNPRLVRGLDYYCHTAFEFTTTELGAQGTVLAGGRYDELIATMGGQRTPGIGWAAGVERLSMLVGEVADVVRPISVIPMGDTMAALAVAERLRRTGRSVEMGFSGNMKKRMARANKVNARFAVILGEEEAARAAVTIRDLDTSSQDEVPLAQLEDYLGRQS; encoded by the coding sequence TTGTCCAGCCTGCAACCGGTTCGCGGCACCCACGATCTGCTGCCCGACGAGGCCCGCCGCCACCGCTGGGTGGAGGAAACCGCCTTCACCGCCGCCCGCCGTTACGGCTTCGGCGAGATCATGACCCCCATCTTCGAGTTCACCGACGTGTTCGCCCGTACCCTGGGCGAGACCTCGGACGTGGTGACCAAGGAGATGTACACCTTCGCCGACCGTTCGGGTGAATCCATCACGCTACGCCCCGAGGGCACCGCCGGTGTGGCGCGTGCCTTTATCTCGGGCGGTCTGGCCCAGTCGCTGCCGCTGAAGCTGTTCTACCGCGGCCCCATGTTCCGCCACGAACGCCCACAGAAGGGCCGGCTGCGCCAGTTCCATCAGGTGGGCGTCGAGTTGCTGGGCGTGGAATCGCCCCTGGCCGACGTGGAGGTCATCGCCGTGGCCTGGCGGGTGCTGTCCGAGCTGGGCCTGGCCTCCAAGGTGCGCTTGGAGATCAACACCCTGGGCGATGCCGAAAGCCGCGAGACCTACCGCAACACCCTGGTGGCCTACCTCTCCCAGTTCCGCGATTCGCTGTCCGAGGACAGCCGCAACCGGCTGGAGCGCAATCCCCTGCGCGTCCTGGATTCCAAGGATGAGGGTGATCGCCGCATCGTCGAGAACGCGCCGTTGATGACCGAATCCCTGTCACCGGCCGCCCGCGAGTTCTTTACCCAGGTGACCGACGGGCTGCACGCGCTGGGCATCCCCTTCCTGCTCAACCCCCGACTGGTGCGCGGCCTGGACTACTACTGCCACACCGCCTTCGAGTTCACCACCACCGAGCTGGGCGCCCAGGGCACCGTGCTGGCTGGCGGCCGCTATGACGAGCTGATCGCCACCATGGGCGGCCAGCGGACTCCGGGCATCGGCTGGGCCGCCGGGGTGGAGCGCCTGTCCATGCTGGTGGGCGAGGTCGCCGATGTCGTGCGGCCGATCAGCGTCATCCCCATGGGCGACACAATGGCCGCCCTGGCGGTGGCCGAGCGGCTGCGCCGTACCGGCCGCAGCGTCGAGATGGGTTTCTCCGGCAATATGAAGAAGCGCATGGCCCGCGCCAACAAGGTCAATGCCCGCTTCGCCGTGATCCTGGGCGAGGAGGAGGCGGCCAGGGCCGCCGTCACCATCCGCGACCTGGACACGTCCAGTCAGGACGAGGTGCCGCTGGCGCAGCTGGAGGATTACCTCGGCCGCCAGTCGTAG
- the prfA gene encoding peptide chain release factor 1, translating into MNLEPQFDKVLYRHDEVRAQLSSGEGMDSQSFQRLSKELAELDPVVTAVLAFRKAREDMVQAAEMMNDPDMKDLAEEEFYALKERLPALEREVQIMLLPKDEADEKNAILEVRAGTGGEEAALFAAELFRMYERYASVHGWRFEVMDVNDTGIGGVKEASATITGRNVFARLKFESGVHRVQRVPATESQGRIHTSAATVAIMPEAEEVDIQLNDSDLRFDVYRSQGSGGQSVNTTDSAVRVTHIPTGLAVACQQEKSQHKNKATALKLLRARLYERERSAKDAERAAARKSQVGSGDRSERIRTYNFPQGRVTDHRINMTLYKIDAVMSGESLDELVEALVAADQAERLAEME; encoded by the coding sequence ATGAATCTCGAACCGCAATTCGACAAGGTGCTGTATCGCCACGACGAGGTCCGGGCGCAGTTGTCCTCGGGCGAGGGGATGGATTCCCAGTCCTTCCAGCGCCTGTCCAAGGAACTGGCCGAACTGGACCCGGTGGTCACCGCCGTCCTCGCCTTCCGCAAGGCCCGGGAAGACATGGTCCAGGCCGCCGAGATGATGAACGATCCCGACATGAAGGATCTGGCCGAGGAGGAGTTCTACGCGCTGAAGGAGCGGCTGCCCGCCCTGGAGCGCGAGGTGCAGATCATGCTGCTGCCCAAGGACGAGGCCGACGAAAAGAACGCCATCCTGGAAGTGCGCGCCGGGACCGGCGGCGAGGAGGCGGCGCTGTTCGCCGCCGAACTGTTCCGCATGTACGAGCGCTATGCCTCCGTGCACGGCTGGCGTTTCGAGGTGATGGACGTCAACGACACCGGCATCGGCGGGGTCAAGGAGGCCAGCGCCACCATCACGGGGCGCAACGTCTTCGCCCGCCTCAAGTTCGAATCCGGCGTCCACCGGGTGCAGCGGGTGCCGGCCACCGAATCCCAAGGCCGCATCCACACCTCGGCCGCCACCGTGGCCATCATGCCCGAGGCGGAGGAGGTGGATATCCAGCTCAACGATTCCGACCTGCGCTTCGATGTCTACCGCTCGCAGGGCTCGGGCGGCCAGTCGGTCAACACCACCGATTCGGCGGTGCGCGTCACCCATATTCCCACCGGCCTCGCCGTGGCCTGCCAGCAGGAAAAGAGCCAGCACAAGAACAAGGCCACCGCCTTGAAGCTGCTGCGGGCCCGTCTGTACGAGCGTGAACGCTCGGCCAAGGACGCCGAGCGCGCCGCCGCCCGCAAGAGCCAGGTGGGGTCGGGGGACCGTTCTGAACGCATCCGCACCTATAACTTCCCCCAGGGCCGCGTCACCGATCACCGCATCAACATGACGCTCTACAAGATCGACGCGGTGATGTCGGGCGAGTCCCTGGACGAACTGGTCGAGGCCCTGGTCGCCGCCGATCAGGCCGAGCGTCTGGCCGAGATGGAATAA
- a CDS encoding TIGR03862 family flavoprotein, giving the protein MKIVVVGAGPAGLMAAEIMAARGLAVEVFDAMPSPGRKFLLAGKGGLNLTHSEPLERFTGRYGAAAAFMAPLLAEFGPAQLRAWAEGLGIETFIGSSGRVFPAEMKAAPLLRAWIRRLRSLGVLLHTRRRWLGWDAQGRLRFAGPEGEETVEARACILALGGASWPNLGSDGGWAPILTETGVEITPLRPANCGFDLDWSASFAERFAGGRTGTVELSYAGTRRRGEITVTTNGIEGGAVYGLSAELRDGLAAAGEATLLVDLMPDWSPERVAAALARPRGSRSLSTFLKKALPLNPMALALLREATAETNPAILARTIKALPLRPLRPRPVAEAISTAGGVALAELDENLMLKRRPGTFVAGEMLDWEAPTGGYLLTGCFTTGYRAGLGAAKLCNSV; this is encoded by the coding sequence ATGAAAATCGTCGTCGTCGGGGCAGGTCCGGCCGGATTGATGGCCGCCGAGATCATGGCTGCGCGCGGATTGGCGGTCGAGGTGTTCGACGCCATGCCGTCGCCGGGACGCAAATTCCTGCTGGCCGGCAAGGGCGGGCTCAACCTCACCCATTCCGAGCCGCTGGAGCGTTTCACCGGCCGCTATGGTGCCGCCGCCGCCTTCATGGCGCCGCTGCTGGCCGAGTTCGGCCCCGCACAGTTGCGCGCCTGGGCGGAAGGACTGGGGATCGAGACGTTCATCGGTTCGTCGGGCCGGGTGTTCCCTGCCGAGATGAAGGCGGCGCCGCTGCTGCGCGCCTGGATTCGCCGGTTGCGCTCCCTGGGCGTGCTCCTCCACACCCGCCGCCGCTGGCTGGGTTGGGACGCCCAAGGCCGCTTGCGCTTCGCCGGGCCGGAGGGCGAGGAAACGGTCGAGGCCAGGGCCTGTATCCTGGCCCTGGGCGGTGCCTCGTGGCCCAATCTCGGCTCGGACGGCGGCTGGGCACCCATCCTGACGGAAACGGGTGTGGAGATCACCCCGCTGCGCCCGGCCAATTGCGGCTTCGACCTGGACTGGAGCGCCAGCTTCGCCGAACGCTTCGCCGGTGGCCGCACCGGCACGGTGGAGTTGTCCTACGCCGGCACCAGACGGCGCGGCGAGATCACCGTCACCACCAACGGTATCGAGGGCGGGGCCGTCTACGGCCTGTCGGCGGAACTGCGCGACGGCCTTGCCGCCGCGGGCGAGGCAACGCTGCTGGTCGACCTGATGCCCGATTGGAGCCCCGAGCGGGTGGCGGCGGCCCTGGCGCGGCCGCGCGGCTCGCGCTCGCTGTCCACCTTCCTGAAGAAGGCCCTGCCCCTCAATCCCATGGCGCTGGCCCTGCTGCGCGAAGCAACCGCCGAAACGAACCCCGCCATCCTGGCCCGGACCATCAAGGCCCTGCCCCTGCGACCGCTGCGCCCCCGCCCCGTGGCCGAGGCCATCTCCACCGCCGGCGGCGTCGCCCTGGCGGAACTGGACGAAAATCTGATGCTCAAACGCCGGCCGGGAACCTTCGTGGCCGGCGAGATGCTGGACTGGGAAGCCCCCACCGGCGGCTACCTGCTGACCGGCTGTTTCACCACCGGGTATCGGGCGGGATTGGGGGCGGCGAAGCTCTGTAACTCTGTGTAA
- a CDS encoding DUF4167 domain-containing protein: MNPKQRSRGRGPNGGGGGKKHGGGGGGGGGGGGIPNRNQVFDSNGPEGRIRGNAHQVLEKYLSLARDASSQGDRVAAENYYQHAEHYFRVINAQNQNNGRPRQQMPTPAEDQSMGGEGEGEDENGGEPQARQVQAQPQAPVPGEGEQPDIVMPAEPVEG; this comes from the coding sequence TTGAATCCCAAGCAGCGTTCCCGTGGACGGGGACCCAACGGCGGCGGTGGCGGCAAGAAGCACGGCGGCGGTGGTGGTGGCGGCGGTGGTGGCGGTGGCATTCCCAACCGCAATCAGGTGTTCGACAGCAACGGCCCCGAGGGCCGTATTCGCGGCAATGCCCATCAGGTGCTGGAGAAGTACCTGTCGCTGGCCCGCGATGCCTCGTCCCAGGGCGACCGCGTCGCCGCCGAGAATTACTACCAGCACGCCGAGCACTATTTCCGGGTGATCAACGCCCAGAACCAGAACAACGGCCGCCCGCGCCAGCAGATGCCCACCCCCGCCGAGGACCAGAGCATGGGCGGCGAGGGCGAAGGCGAGGACGAGAACGGCGGCGAGCCCCAGGCCCGTCAGGTTCAGGCCCAGCCCCAGGCGCCGGTGCCGGGCGAGGGCGAGCAGCCCGACATCGTCATGCCGGCCGAGCCCGTCGAGGGCTGA
- a CDS encoding helix-turn-helix domain-containing protein, with protein MDSTASDPQTETPAAAAEPVVVPEAIPPVPEPVVEAAAPAAALAVNAGVGATLRAAREGMGKALPECAKLLRIRQPFLEALEEGRHRDLPGGTYAAGFLRTYAEFLGLDSEEMVRRFREEGAGGFKNRTELTFPSPVSEGRIPGGAVIFLGLILAAVAYGGWYLLSSAETKVTEMVPPLPDRLAGVLNRQASLTGESKPAADAAQEPVKAKEEVVPPPETEDEKPVAIQSPALPQNAAAPEPAKVEPPKVEPAKVEPAKVEAPKIEPVKVEPPKVEPAKVEPAKVEPAKVEPPKTDAPKAEPAKVDPPKVEVPKAETAATTAVPDGKVYGAEYADARVVLKATGDDCWIQVREVDGSLLMSRLLRRGDSFRVPNRSGLNLMVGNAGSLEVSIDGRKVPALGATGQVRRDIRLDPDKLATGG; from the coding sequence GTGGATAGCACAGCTTCTGATCCCCAGACCGAGACTCCCGCCGCCGCCGCCGAGCCGGTGGTTGTCCCCGAAGCCATACCGCCCGTCCCCGAGCCTGTCGTCGAGGCCGCGGCTCCCGCCGCCGCCCTGGCGGTCAATGCCGGAGTGGGGGCCACCCTGCGGGCGGCCCGTGAAGGCATGGGCAAGGCCCTGCCCGAATGCGCCAAGCTGCTGCGCATCCGCCAGCCCTTCCTGGAGGCGCTGGAAGAGGGGCGCCACCGCGACCTGCCGGGCGGCACCTATGCCGCCGGCTTCCTGCGCACCTACGCCGAGTTCCTTGGCCTGGACAGCGAGGAGATGGTCCGCCGCTTCCGCGAGGAAGGGGCCGGCGGCTTCAAGAACCGCACCGAGCTGACCTTCCCTTCGCCGGTGTCCGAGGGACGCATCCCCGGCGGCGCCGTCATCTTCCTGGGACTGATCCTGGCGGCGGTGGCCTATGGCGGCTGGTATCTGCTGTCCTCGGCCGAGACCAAGGTCACCGAGATGGTTCCGCCGCTGCCCGACCGTCTGGCCGGCGTGCTCAACCGTCAGGCCAGCCTGACCGGCGAGAGCAAGCCGGCGGCCGATGCCGCCCAGGAGCCCGTGAAGGCCAAGGAAGAGGTGGTTCCGCCGCCGGAGACGGAGGACGAGAAGCCCGTCGCCATCCAATCCCCGGCGCTGCCGCAGAATGCCGCCGCTCCCGAGCCCGCCAAGGTCGAGCCCCCCAAGGTGGAACCGGCCAAGGTGGAGCCGGCCAAGGTCGAGGCTCCCAAGATCGAGCCGGTCAAGGTGGAACCGCCCAAGGTCGAGCCGGCCAAGGTCGAACCGGCCAAGGTCGAGCCGGCCAAGGTCGAACCTCCCAAGACGGACGCGCCCAAGGCCGAGCCCGCCAAGGTTGATCCGCCCAAGGTCGAGGTGCCCAAGGCTGAGACGGCCGCCACCACCGCCGTTCCCGACGGCAAGGTCTATGGCGCCGAGTACGCCGATGCCCGCGTGGTGCTGAAGGCCACCGGCGACGATTGCTGGATTCAGGTGCGCGAGGTGGACGGTTCCCTGCTGATGAGCCGCCTGCTGCGCCGGGGCGACAGTTTCCGGGTTCCCAACCGTTCCGGCCTCAACCTGATGGTGGGCAATGCCGGATCGCTGGAGGTCAGCATCGACGGCCGCAAGGTTCCGGCTCTGGGCGCCACGGGGCAGGTGCGGCGCGACATCCGCCTCGATCCCGACAAGCTGGCGACCGGGGGCTGA
- a CDS encoding glycosyltransferase family 39 protein, whose translation MGLSLDIAKSERKLVIGVKALLTLSFCLYALTWVCLPLAVNTTLNRDTIQIVYWGLEWQPGFFKHPPLISWMTEIAFALFGASDAVVYGLSVMVMTGSFACIYLLARRYEPPMTAALAVVALPVLGYYSYIVPHFNHNIILNLPWCAAILLAHLAIEERRNWAWPLLGIALGAGILAKYTILILPLLLLIHVVVTPGHRWVLRSPGAWGAVGLCLLVAGPHIHWVLTHNLGPLRYLSSGAGLSDESFLDRHLINPAVALLTMAGMCGSLMIALVGGLGLPRLQRRRLCSRDRFLLLMSLGPAVIVVILSAVTGGGLRVEWASSFFLPLPLLLLHLFYPSPTPWRINRLLAWTSGLTVAMAVTYVLIFTGIIADMDEGKWSRFPAKPLAAAAAAGWSQVCDGPVPVIIGEAWLGGTASYRLHERPRVYSEADPKMAPWLSDEDIRRTGALVLWDQALDGRYRDIDHQDAPRPGEPLDWFPGIPALEQRFGPVIVLPDVTLDYSGPVHQEPVRLGRAVIPPSHPCR comes from the coding sequence ATGGGCCTGTCGCTAGACATTGCCAAATCGGAACGCAAGCTTGTCATCGGGGTGAAGGCCCTGTTGACCTTGTCGTTCTGCCTTTATGCCCTGACCTGGGTCTGCCTTCCGCTGGCGGTCAATACCACTCTTAATCGCGATACCATCCAGATCGTCTACTGGGGGCTGGAGTGGCAGCCGGGCTTCTTCAAGCACCCGCCGCTGATCAGCTGGATGACCGAGATCGCCTTTGCGCTGTTCGGCGCCTCGGATGCCGTCGTCTACGGCCTGAGCGTCATGGTGATGACGGGCTCGTTCGCCTGCATCTACCTGCTGGCCCGCCGCTACGAGCCCCCCATGACCGCCGCCCTGGCGGTGGTGGCTTTGCCGGTTCTGGGCTACTACAGCTATATCGTCCCCCACTTCAATCACAACATCATCCTCAACCTGCCCTGGTGCGCCGCCATCCTGCTGGCCCATCTGGCCATCGAGGAGCGGCGGAACTGGGCTTGGCCGCTGCTGGGAATCGCGCTCGGCGCGGGGATTTTGGCCAAGTACACCATCCTGATCCTGCCGCTGCTGCTGCTGATCCATGTGGTGGTGACGCCGGGCCACCGCTGGGTGCTGCGCTCACCGGGGGCCTGGGGGGCGGTGGGGCTGTGCCTGCTGGTGGCCGGACCGCATATCCACTGGGTCCTGACCCATAATCTGGGGCCGCTGCGCTATCTGTCCAGCGGCGCGGGGCTGAGCGACGAGAGCTTCCTCGACCGTCACCTGATCAACCCCGCCGTGGCCCTGCTGACCATGGCCGGCATGTGCGGCTCGCTGATGATCGCCCTGGTGGGCGGACTGGGACTGCCGAGACTGCAGAGAAGGAGACTGTGCAGCCGGGACCGCTTCCTGCTGCTGATGAGCCTCGGCCCCGCGGTGATCGTGGTGATCCTGTCGGCCGTCACCGGCGGCGGATTGCGGGTGGAATGGGCCTCGTCATTCTTCCTGCCCCTTCCGCTGCTGCTGCTGCATCTGTTCTATCCTTCTCCCACCCCATGGCGGATCAACCGGCTGCTGGCCTGGACCAGCGGCCTGACGGTGGCCATGGCGGTCACCTATGTGCTGATCTTCACCGGCATCATCGCCGACATGGACGAAGGCAAGTGGTCGCGTTTCCCCGCCAAACCGCTGGCCGCCGCCGCCGCCGCCGGCTGGAGTCAGGTCTGCGACGGCCCGGTACCGGTGATCATCGGCGAAGCCTGGTTGGGCGGGACCGCCTCGTACCGGCTGCACGAGCGTCCCCGCGTCTACAGCGAAGCAGACCCCAAGATGGCGCCTTGGCTGTCCGACGAGGATATCCGCCGCACCGGCGCCCTGGTCCTGTGGGATCAGGCGCTGGATGGGCGCTATCGCGACATCGACCACCAGGACGCCCCCAGGCCGGGCGAGCCCCTGGACTGGTTCCCGGGCATCCCGGCACTGGAGCAGCGCTTCGGCCCGGTGATCGTCCTGCCCGACGTGACGCTGGATTATTCCGGCCCCGTCCACCAGGAGCCGGTGCGCCTGGGGCGGGCGGTGATTCCGCCGTCGCATCCCTGCCGTTAG
- the hemA gene encoding glutamyl-tRNA reductase produces MSGSSHRLVVVGANHRSASLSLRDALFVDDAAAPAFLDGLKRAGLAEGLVLATCDRVEIWAEDVDPDHAARLVGEALAVRAGLEASTLAPHLYTLSGGDAVRHGFTVTASLDSLVIGEPHVTGQVKAAHRLARDAGCCGGELDHFLQAAFAVAKRVRSETSIGEGPVSIAAAAVQTARDLHGEMGGLRALLVGTGEMGELVAESLLAAGLKDISVTAPRTARAEAVAKSLEGHVLAFEDLRESLASFDVVLTCVGARTVSVTSDMVTNALRKRRRKPVFLVDAGIPGDIEPAVNRVDGAFLYDLADLEKVALEGRATREAAARAARNIVEAEAQAFLKGRAARAAVPAIVALRTRFDETREQVLAEAGNDAAEATRLLVNRLLHAPSEAMKNIASEGAEWRAMEKTLRILFRLDE; encoded by the coding sequence GTGAGTGGGTCCTCGCATCGTCTGGTCGTCGTCGGAGCCAACCATCGGTCGGCTTCCCTGTCCTTGCGCGATGCGCTGTTCGTGGACGATGCCGCCGCCCCCGCCTTTCTTGATGGGCTGAAGCGGGCCGGTCTGGCCGAGGGCCTGGTGCTGGCCACCTGCGATCGCGTCGAGATCTGGGCCGAGGACGTGGACCCGGACCACGCCGCCCGGCTGGTGGGCGAGGCCCTGGCCGTCAGGGCGGGGTTGGAGGCGTCCACCCTTGCTCCCCATCTCTACACCCTGTCGGGCGGCGATGCCGTGCGCCACGGCTTTACCGTCACCGCCTCGCTGGATTCCCTGGTGATCGGCGAGCCGCACGTCACCGGGCAGGTCAAGGCCGCCCACCGGCTGGCCCGCGATGCCGGGTGTTGCGGCGGCGAGCTGGATCATTTCCTTCAGGCCGCCTTCGCGGTCGCCAAGCGGGTGCGCAGCGAGACCTCCATCGGCGAGGGGCCGGTCAGTATCGCCGCGGCCGCCGTCCAGACCGCCCGCGACCTGCACGGCGAGATGGGGGGCCTGCGCGCCCTGCTGGTCGGCACCGGCGAGATGGGCGAACTGGTGGCGGAAAGCCTGCTGGCCGCCGGGTTGAAGGACATCTCGGTCACCGCGCCGCGCACCGCCCGCGCCGAGGCGGTGGCCAAATCGCTGGAGGGCCACGTGCTGGCCTTCGAGGATCTGCGGGAGTCCCTGGCCTCGTTCGACGTGGTACTGACCTGCGTCGGGGCGCGGACCGTCTCGGTGACCTCGGACATGGTGACCAACGCGCTGCGAAAGCGCCGGAGGAAGCCGGTCTTCCTGGTCGATGCCGGCATTCCCGGCGACATCGAGCCGGCGGTGAACAGGGTGGATGGCGCCTTTCTCTACGATCTGGCCGATCTGGAGAAGGTGGCGCTGGAAGGCCGCGCCACCCGCGAGGCCGCCGCCCGGGCCGCCCGGAACATCGTCGAGGCCGAGGCCCAGGCCTTTCTCAAGGGCCGCGCGGCGCGGGCCGCCGTGCCGGCCATCGTCGCCCTTCGCACCCGCTTCGACGAAACCCGCGAGCAGGTGCTGGCCGAAGCCGGCAACGACGCCGCCGAAGCCACCAGGCTGCTGGTCAACCGCCTTTTGCATGCCCCCAGCGAGGCCATGAAGAATATCGCTTCCGAAGGTGCCGAGTGGCGCGCCATGGAAAAGACGCTGCGGATTCTGTTCCGCCTGGATGAGTAG
- the prmC gene encoding peptide chain release factor N(5)-glutamine methyltransferase, translating to MTTAGQAINAAAARLTGVGIDTAHYDARLMVAEVLGVEMRRLPSSHHAELNGDEAARLAAMLDRRLVREPMSHILGRRGFWTLEFQVTADTLDPRPDTEALIEAVLAALDDRGRPRRLLDFGTGTGCILLTLLSELGHSTGLGIDASQAALAVAGRNAGVLGLASRAEFRLGDWGNGLEGAFDVVVSNPPYIPDGDIDGLEPEVARYEPRSALAGGPDGLECYRRLIPHMARLLASGGVAALEVGAGQAAEVSALLAAAGLPGATTRRDLGGIERCVIVQRVK from the coding sequence ATGACCACCGCCGGTCAGGCCATCAACGCGGCGGCCGCCCGGCTGACCGGGGTGGGGATCGATACCGCCCATTACGACGCCCGCCTGATGGTGGCCGAGGTTCTGGGGGTCGAGATGCGGCGCCTGCCGTCCTCCCACCATGCCGAACTGAACGGCGACGAGGCGGCACGGCTGGCGGCCATGCTGGACCGCCGGCTGGTCCGCGAGCCCATGTCCCATATCCTCGGGCGGCGGGGTTTCTGGACCCTGGAGTTCCAGGTGACCGCCGATACGCTCGACCCGCGCCCCGACACCGAGGCCCTGATCGAGGCGGTGCTGGCCGCGCTGGACGACCGGGGCCGGCCCCGGCGCCTGCTGGATTTCGGCACCGGAACGGGGTGTATCCTGCTGACCCTGCTGTCGGAACTGGGCCATTCCACCGGCCTGGGCATCGACGCCAGCCAGGCCGCCCTGGCGGTGGCGGGGCGCAATGCCGGGGTGCTGGGGCTGGCGTCGCGCGCCGAGTTCCGCCTGGGCGACTGGGGCAATGGGCTCGAGGGGGCGTTCGACGTCGTCGTCTCCAATCCTCCTTATATTCCCGACGGCGATATCGACGGCCTGGAGCCCGAGGTGGCCCGCTACGAGCCGCGTTCCGCCCTGGCCGGCGGCCCCGACGGGCTGGAGTGCTATCGCCGCCTGATCCCCCATATGGCCCGCCTGCTGGCCTCCGGCGGTGTCGCCGCCCTGGAGGTGGGAGCCGGACAGGCCGCCGAGGTTTCCGCCTTGCTGGCGGCGGCCGGATTGCCCGGTGCCACCACGCGGCGCGACCTGGGCGGCATCGAACGCTGTGTCATTGTGCAGCGCGTAAAATAA
- the ispG gene encoding flavodoxin-dependent (E)-4-hydroxy-3-methylbut-2-enyl-diphosphate synthase, translating to MSLRPYREIARRKSRQIHVGSVAVGGDAPISVQTMTNTLTTDIKGTLEQIRRAADAGADLVRVSCPDEESTAAFKTIARESPVPLIADIHFHYKRGIEAAEAGAACLRINPGNIGSHERVREVVKAAKDHGCSMRIGVNAGSLDKHLLDKYGEPCPEALVESALEHAKLLEDNDFFEFKIAVKASDVFLAVAAYQGLAKACDYPLHLGITEAGGLIGGTVKSSIGIGSLLWQGIGDTLRVSLSADVTEEVKVGFEMLKALDLRHRGVRIVSCPSCARQGFDVIKTVETLENRLSHIRAPVTLSILGCVVNGPGEARETMVGITGGGSDNHKVYIGGSPDHNVDGKSMVDHIVELVEARAAAIEAAKQKES from the coding sequence ATGAGTCTGCGGCCCTACCGTGAAATCGCCCGGCGCAAGTCGCGGCAAATCCATGTCGGTTCCGTGGCGGTCGGCGGCGACGCCCCCATTTCGGTCCAGACCATGACCAACACGCTGACCACCGACATCAAGGGAACGCTGGAGCAGATTCGCCGCGCCGCCGATGCCGGTGCCGATCTGGTGCGCGTCTCGTGCCCGGACGAGGAGTCCACGGCGGCGTTCAAGACCATCGCCAGGGAATCGCCGGTTCCGCTGATCGCCGACATCCATTTCCACTACAAGCGCGGCATCGAGGCCGCCGAGGCCGGCGCCGCCTGCCTGCGCATCAATCCCGGCAACATCGGCTCGCACGAGCGGGTGCGCGAAGTGGTGAAGGCCGCCAAGGATCATGGCTGCTCCATGCGCATCGGCGTCAATGCCGGCTCGCTGGACAAGCACCTTTTGGACAAGTACGGCGAGCCCTGCCCGGAAGCCCTGGTGGAAAGCGCGCTGGAACATGCCAAGCTGCTCGAGGACAACGACTTCTTCGAGTTCAAGATCGCCGTGAAGGCCTCCGACGTATTCCTGGCCGTCGCCGCCTATCAGGGGCTGGCCAAGGCCTGCGACTATCCCCTGCACCTGGGCATCACCGAGGCCGGCGGCCTGATCGGCGGCACGGTGAAGTCGTCCATCGGCATCGGCTCGCTGCTGTGGCAGGGGATCGGCGACACGTTGCGCGTCTCGCTGTCCGCCGACGTGACCGAGGAGGTCAAGGTCGGCTTCGAGATGCTGAAGGCGCTGGACCTGCGTCATCGCGGTGTGCGCATCGTCTCGTGCCCGTCCTGCGCCCGCCAGGGCTTCGACGTCATCAAGACGGTGGAGACCCTGGAAAACCGCCTGTCCCATATCCGCGCCCCGGTGACCCTGTCCATCCTGGGCTGCGTGGTCAACGGCCCCGGCGAGGCCCGCGAGACCATGGTGGGCATCACCGGTGGCGGCAGCGACAATCACAAGGTCTATATCGGCGGCTCGCCCGACCATAATGTCGACGGCAAGTCCATGGTCGACCACATCGTCGAACTGGTCGAGGCGCGCGCCGCCGCCATCGAGGCCGCCAAGCAGAAGGAAAGCTGA
- a CDS encoding hemerythrin domain-containing protein has translation MPTWDHEDCDPAMEAEHTRLYRVMNRLQPVITDSHSEAKVARAIHMLQERMADHFHVEEELFITADWASRQVMIRDHHDLLGMLAALAEIPPDDGEARRKLFTAFLEALARHDNDVDAPLFSRKH, from the coding sequence ATGCCCACCTGGGACCACGAGGATTGCGATCCGGCCATGGAGGCCGAGCACACCCGCCTTTACCGCGTGATGAACCGGCTGCAGCCGGTCATCACCGACAGCCACAGCGAAGCCAAGGTGGCGCGCGCCATCCACATGCTGCAAGAGCGCATGGCCGACCACTTTCATGTGGAAGAGGAATTGTTCATCACCGCCGACTGGGCGTCGCGCCAGGTGATGATCCGCGATCACCACGACCTGCTGGGCATGCTGGCCGCCCTGGCGGAAATCCCGCCCGACGACGGCGAAGCGCGGCGGAAACTGTTCACCGCCTTCCTGGAAGCGCTGGCGCGCCACGACAATGACGTGGACGCGCCGCTCTTCTCACGGAAACACTAG